In a single window of the Pontibacter russatus genome:
- a CDS encoding membrane or secreted protein — MSVAFTNISAALIFMLCALFPQSIFLQTDQNPAAGQVQQTELVGAWKLAAGNAEFANLPEGATAVALLEDGYFTVTYYSPAAKNFIGTYGGTYDASNGNMNLTFEYNTLDDATVGNTYSLSYTLKDGQLQINGNGQQNWTRIAPENTTSPLEGTWRITGRAGEDGEISPMQRGPRKTLKVLSDGRFQWIAFNTATKEFSGTGGGTYTAENGKYTETIDFFSRDSSRVGANLGFNYEVKDGKWHHSGKSSTGKDIYEIWGREH, encoded by the coding sequence ATGAGCGTTGCATTTACAAACATTTCGGCGGCACTGATTTTTATGTTGTGCGCCCTGTTCCCGCAGAGCATTTTCCTGCAGACAGACCAGAACCCGGCTGCCGGGCAGGTGCAGCAGACGGAGCTGGTCGGGGCCTGGAAGTTGGCTGCCGGCAATGCAGAATTCGCCAATCTGCCGGAAGGGGCCACGGCGGTTGCCTTGCTGGAGGACGGTTACTTCACGGTCACTTATTACAGCCCGGCAGCTAAAAACTTCATCGGCACCTACGGGGGCACTTACGATGCATCCAATGGAAACATGAACCTGACATTTGAGTACAACACCCTGGACGATGCCACCGTCGGTAACACATACTCCCTGTCGTATACCCTGAAAGACGGACAGCTGCAGATAAACGGCAACGGGCAGCAGAACTGGACCAGAATTGCCCCGGAAAACACCACGTCGCCTTTAGAGGGAACCTGGCGCATAACCGGTCGTGCCGGAGAGGATGGGGAAATCAGCCCGATGCAGCGCGGCCCGCGCAAGACACTCAAGGTTTTGTCTGACGGGCGGTTCCAGTGGATAGCCTTCAACACGGCAACGAAAGAATTCTCCGGCACCGGAGGAGGCACCTATACCGCCGAGAACGGGAAATACACCGAGACCATTGACTTCTTCTCGCGCGACTCCAGCCGCGTGGGCGCCAACCTGGGCTTCAACTACGAGGTAAAAGACGGCAAGTGGCACCACAGCGGGAAAAGCAGCACCGGCAAGGACATATATGAGATATGGGGTCGGGAGCATTAA